From one Formosa sediminum genomic stretch:
- a CDS encoding protein-L-isoaspartate(D-aspartate) O-methyltransferase encodes MNDTFKHKGLRQQLVNILINKGITDATVLKTIGHIPRHLFMDSSFLDHAYQDKAFPIAADQTISQPYTVAFQTELLKVTPESKILEIGTGSGYQTAVLCEMGAKVFSIERQLELFKKTSKFLPKLGYRPRKLIFGDGYKGMPEEAPFDGIIVTAGAPFVPTPLLSQLKIGGRLVIPVGDTVQTMTLFVRKGLKEFEKHEFGEFRFVPLLEDKN; translated from the coding sequence TTGAACGATACTTTTAAACATAAAGGATTAAGACAACAACTAGTAAACATATTAATTAACAAAGGTATTACAGATGCAACTGTACTTAAAACTATTGGGCATATCCCTAGACATTTGTTTATGGATTCCAGTTTTTTAGATCATGCTTATCAGGATAAAGCATTTCCTATTGCAGCAGATCAAACAATTTCTCAGCCTTATACCGTAGCTTTTCAAACCGAATTATTAAAAGTAACTCCTGAATCTAAAATTTTAGAAATAGGAACGGGGAGTGGATATCAAACTGCTGTTTTATGCGAAATGGGAGCTAAAGTTTTTAGTATAGAACGCCAATTAGAGTTATTTAAGAAAACAAGTAAGTTTCTTCCAAAATTAGGTTATAGACCACGAAAGTTAATTTTTGGAGACGGGTATAAAGGCATGCCAGAGGAAGCACCTTTTGACGGTATTATTGTAACGGCAGGTGCGCCTTTTGTACCAACCCCTTTGCTAAGCCAGTTAAAAATTGGAGGCCGTTTGGTTATTCCTGTTGGCGATACTGTACAAACGATGACTCTTTTTGTAAGAAAAGGTCTAAAAGAATTTGAAAAACATGAGTTTGGAGAATTTCGTTTTGTACCGCTTTTAGAAGATAAAAATTAA
- a CDS encoding Gfo/Idh/MocA family protein, translated as MLKAGVLGAGHLGKIHLRLLNQSEKYQLVGFYDPDVNNAKKVEAEFGYKFFETIEDLINAVDVVDIVTPTLSHYKCATLAISKNKHIFIEKPITNTVEEAESLRTLVAKHNVKGQVGHVERFNPAFTAIKEALDKPMFIEAHRLAEFNPRGTDVPVVLDLMIHDIDVILSVVQSKVKHISASGVSVISETPDIANARIEFENGCVANLTASRISLKNMRKTRFFQRDAYISVDFLEKKCEVVKMKDAPEEPGDFDMILQNAEGVKKQIYFANPDVESNNAILDELETFADAINNNTKPVVTLHDGTEALRVANMIIDQF; from the coding sequence ATGTTAAAAGCTGGAGTGCTTGGTGCTGGTCACCTCGGAAAAATTCATTTAAGACTACTTAATCAATCTGAAAAATACCAACTCGTAGGTTTTTACGATCCCGATGTTAATAATGCTAAAAAAGTTGAAGCTGAATTTGGTTATAAATTTTTTGAAACTATTGAAGATTTAATAAATGCAGTAGATGTTGTAGATATTGTAACACCTACATTATCTCACTATAAATGTGCAACATTAGCCATCTCTAAAAACAAACATATTTTTATTGAAAAACCAATAACTAATACTGTTGAAGAAGCCGAATCTTTACGTACCCTTGTTGCAAAACATAATGTAAAAGGACAAGTTGGGCACGTAGAACGATTTAACCCTGCATTTACGGCTATTAAAGAAGCCTTAGATAAACCCATGTTTATTGAAGCTCACAGATTAGCAGAATTTAATCCTAGAGGTACAGATGTCCCTGTGGTGTTAGATTTAATGATTCACGATATTGATGTTATTTTAAGTGTTGTACAGTCTAAAGTAAAACATATTAGCGCAAGTGGTGTATCTGTAATTAGTGAAACTCCAGATATTGCAAACGCAAGAATTGAATTTGAAAATGGCTGTGTTGCCAACCTTACGGCAAGCAGAATTTCATTAAAAAATATGCGTAAAACACGTTTTTTTCAGCGTGATGCATACATCTCTGTAGATTTTCTTGAAAAGAAATGTGAGGTTGTAAAAATGAAAGATGCCCCTGAAGAACCAGGAGATTTTGATATGATTTTACAAAATGCTGAAGGTGTAAAAAAACAAATCTATTTTGCTAACCCTGACGTTGAAAGTAACAATGCCATCTTAGATGAGCTAGAAACTTTTGCTGATGCAATTAATAACAACACTAAACCTGTAGTCACTTTACACGACGGTACAGAAGCTTTACGTGTTGCAAATATGATTATAGATCAGTTTTAA
- a CDS encoding 3-hydroxybutyryl-CoA dehydrogenase — MKHIAVIGAGTMGNGIAHTFAQSGFHVNLIDVNEIALDKGLTTIEKNLDRLIAKSVITETQKANTLNLIALYTDISEGAKEADLVVEAATEQTDLKLKIFKQLSNISAEDTILATNTSSISITQIAAVTEHPERVIGMHFMNPVPIMKLVEVIRGYNTSNAVTKTIMELSRTLGKDPVEVNDYPGFVANRILMPMLNEAIETLYNGVAGVNEIDTVMKLGMAHPMGPLQLADFIGLDVCLSILNVMYDGFKNPKYAPCPLLINMVRAGKLGIKSGEGFYDYSSSKKAEQVANQFLK, encoded by the coding sequence ATGAAACACATTGCTGTAATAGGTGCTGGAACCATGGGAAATGGTATTGCACATACATTTGCCCAAAGTGGCTTTCATGTTAATTTAATAGATGTTAACGAAATCGCCTTAGATAAAGGTTTAACTACTATTGAAAAAAATCTTGACCGTTTAATAGCTAAATCTGTTATTACTGAAACTCAAAAAGCTAACACTTTAAATTTAATAGCGCTTTATACAGATATTTCAGAAGGTGCAAAAGAGGCTGATTTAGTAGTTGAAGCCGCCACAGAACAAACTGATTTAAAACTTAAAATTTTTAAACAGCTAAGTAACATTAGTGCTGAAGATACAATTTTAGCAACCAATACCTCATCTATTTCAATTACACAAATTGCAGCGGTAACAGAACATCCCGAACGTGTAATTGGTATGCATTTTATGAATCCTGTTCCCATCATGAAATTGGTAGAAGTGATCCGAGGTTACAACACCTCTAACGCTGTTACCAAAACAATCATGGAGCTTTCAAGAACTTTAGGAAAAGATCCTGTTGAAGTTAATGATTATCCTGGTTTTGTAGCCAACAGGATTTTAATGCCCATGCTAAATGAAGCTATCGAAACCTTGTATAACGGTGTGGCAGGAGTGAATGAGATTGATACCGTAATGAAGTTAGGAATGGCACATCCAATGGGGCCATTACAATTAGCAGATTTTATTGGATTAGATGTATGTTTATCTATTTTAAACGTGATGTACGATGGTTTTAAAAACCCAAAATATGCCCCATGCCCACTTCTGATTAATATGGTAAGAGCAGGAAAATTAGGCATAAAATCTGGTGAAGGATTTTATGATTATTCTTCATCTAAAAAGGCAGAACAAGTCGCAAATCAATTTTTAAAATAA
- a CDS encoding YggS family pyridoxal phosphate-dependent enzyme — protein MSIQQNLNQIKQTLPEHVTLVAVSKTKPVSDLQEAYNAGQRIFGENKIQEMVEKHDMLPKDIEWHMIGHVQRNKVKYMAGFVSLIHGVENEKLLKEINKQAAKHNRIIDCLLQIKIAEEDSKFGMTEAEALQILKSNDFTQLKHVNIVGVMGMATFTENESQIKSEFTQLKTIFNTLKTHHKHPTQFKTISMGMSGDYQMAITCGSTMVRIGSSIFGVRNY, from the coding sequence ATGTCTATTCAACAAAATTTAAATCAAATAAAACAAACATTACCTGAACATGTAACATTAGTTGCCGTTTCAAAAACCAAACCTGTTAGCGATTTACAAGAAGCTTACAATGCAGGACAACGTATTTTTGGAGAAAACAAAATTCAGGAAATGGTCGAAAAACATGACATGCTTCCTAAAGATATAGAATGGCATATGATTGGTCATGTACAACGCAATAAAGTGAAATATATGGCTGGATTTGTAAGCTTAATTCATGGTGTTGAAAATGAAAAATTATTAAAAGAAATAAATAAACAAGCAGCTAAACACAATCGAATAATAGATTGTTTGTTACAAATAAAGATTGCTGAAGAAGACTCTAAATTTGGAATGACAGAAGCGGAAGCTTTACAAATTTTAAAATCAAATGACTTTACGCAACTAAAGCATGTAAATATTGTTGGTGTTATGGGTATGGCAACTTTTACTGAGAATGAATCTCAAATAAAAAGTGAATTTACCCAATTAAAAACTATATTTAATACTTTAAAAACACACCATAAACATCCTACTCAATTTAAAACTATATCTATGGGAATGAGTGGCGATTATCAAATGGCTATTACTTGTGGTAGTACAATGGTACGCATAGGAAGTAGTATTTTTGGGGTTCGGAATTATTAA
- a CDS encoding exonuclease domain-containing protein, giving the protein MYAILDIETTGGKFNEEGITEIAIYKYDGHTVVDQFISLINPERDIQPFVVKLTGINSNMLKNAPKFYEVAKRIIEITQDCIIVAHNSEFDYRILRTEFKRLGYDYKRQTLCTVELSKDLIPDQPSYSLGKLVRSLGIPVTDRHRANGDALATVKLFKLLQAKDTSKHIIQSSVKDAVNPKKLDSKLIDIVETLPTVTGVYYIHKEGGDIIYIGKSRNIKRRVNQHFTATNTKSKKIQLHVTAVTFEETGSELIALLKESEEIKRVKPIYNRSRKRTHFTHALYAFKDKHGYINLKIDIADGRKHPITTFSNKQSAVHFLERAVDTYKLCLQLTGLETNIPDKPCFNHNIKTCNGSCVNEEPVQDYNIRVQELLDKNSYAHKNMLILDRGRTIEERSAVYIKDGQFEGLGFFNLNYQIHNIKVLESIITKMENNRDAQHIIQSYLRSHKNLKTIELTQ; this is encoded by the coding sequence ATTTACGCAATTTTAGACATAGAAACCACTGGTGGTAAGTTTAATGAAGAAGGCATTACAGAAATAGCAATCTATAAATACGATGGTCATACTGTTGTAGATCAATTTATATCTTTAATAAATCCAGAACGAGACATACAGCCTTTTGTAGTTAAACTAACAGGTATAAACAGTAACATGCTTAAAAATGCACCCAAATTTTACGAGGTAGCTAAGCGCATTATTGAAATCACCCAAGATTGTATAATTGTTGCTCACAATTCTGAATTTGATTATCGCATATTACGTACAGAGTTTAAACGTCTAGGTTACGATTATAAGCGCCAAACCCTTTGTACTGTAGAATTATCAAAAGATTTAATTCCAGATCAACCCTCTTATAGCTTAGGGAAATTAGTAAGATCTTTAGGCATTCCTGTAACCGATAGGCATCGTGCAAATGGAGATGCTTTGGCTACAGTAAAATTATTTAAACTGCTTCAAGCTAAAGATACCAGTAAACATATTATTCAATCTTCTGTAAAAGATGCTGTAAATCCAAAAAAACTAGACAGTAAACTTATTGATATTGTTGAGACACTGCCTACAGTAACTGGTGTATATTACATACATAAAGAAGGGGGCGACATAATTTACATTGGGAAAAGCCGAAACATTAAACGCCGTGTAAATCAACATTTCACTGCAACTAATACCAAATCAAAAAAAATTCAACTTCATGTAACCGCAGTAACTTTTGAAGAGACAGGAAGTGAATTAATTGCTTTATTAAAAGAAAGTGAAGAAATTAAACGTGTAAAACCTATTTACAATCGCTCTAGAAAACGCACACATTTTACTCATGCTCTTTACGCATTTAAAGACAAACACGGTTATATAAATTTAAAAATTGATATTGCAGATGGACGTAAACACCCTATTACAACTTTCAGTAATAAACAAAGTGCAGTACATTTTTTAGAACGTGCCGTAGATACTTATAAATTATGCTTACAGCTTACAGGTTTAGAAACAAACATCCCTGATAAACCTTGTTTTAACCACAATATTAAAACCTGCAATGGCTCTTGTGTTAACGAAGAACCCGTACAAGATTATAATATACGTGTCCAAGAATTATTAGACAAAAATAGTTATGCACATAAAAACATGCTTATTTTAGATCGTGGCAGAACAATAGAAGAACGTAGTGCTGTTTACATTAAAGACGGTCAGTTTGAAGGCTTAGGTTTCTTTAATTTAAACTATCAAATACATAATATTAAAGTGTTAGAATCCATTATAACCAAAATGGAGAACAATAGAGATGCACAGCATATTATACAAAGTTATTTACGGAGTCATAAAAACTTAAAAACAATAGAACTCACCCAATAA
- a CDS encoding DUF3857 domain-containing protein, producing MKTLLINLLLLSTISISAQTYSSEDFEVSPKDINTTTFLKDDTANALVIYEYGKSYIDNDDYLLKTKYQKKVKILNRNGFKYATVKVPLYNDKSKKESIKNITAKTYNSNNGAISVTRLNPDDIFYEKNTENHTTVKFTLPNIQEGSVITYSYELSSPYVYKYHEWIFQEDIPKLYSEYVTSIPGNYNYNIKLVGPYKFFRNDSKIEGHCLEGPNGAYADCGVTKYVIKDLPAFIEEDYMTSKSNYISRLDFELKTIKHFDGSVDQITKTWKNVDHELKTDKDIGQQIKKSIKAKDFLSAKVINEQDELKKAKAIYAYIQDQYSWNGDYKIFTDVSLKDLIKNKSGNVSSINILLNSLLEDCNIDAKPVLISTRNNGFATKVYPVMSDFNYLIVQVKIGAETFFLDAAEASLPFGSLPFRCLNRYGRVIDFKKGSKWVDIEVKNISQLAYRLEIDIKNDSLEATVGVNKTGYYAIDAKRDFNRHQAQYKKAFQDNYPLFNILEHTVEPPERNDLIFKETLHLKQGLEPITKTAEGVTKKTYYINPILFTLFKKNPFTLQQRSYPIDFGYKNIYTYILKLNTHNFTVAELPKNSMLSLPNNAGSLYYKVNQAEDFILINLKFTLNKPLYDQEYYEGLKLLASTLVNIQNNSIIVLNSI from the coding sequence ATGAAAACGCTATTAATTAACCTACTCCTTTTATCAACCATTTCTATATCTGCTCAAACTTATAGCAGTGAAGATTTTGAGGTTAGCCCAAAAGATATAAATACTACTACATTTTTAAAAGATGATACAGCAAATGCGCTAGTGATTTACGAATACGGTAAAAGCTATATTGATAATGACGATTATTTACTTAAAACCAAATACCAAAAAAAAGTAAAAATTTTAAATCGAAATGGTTTTAAATATGCCACAGTAAAAGTGCCATTATACAATGATAAGAGTAAAAAAGAATCCATAAAAAACATAACGGCTAAAACATATAATTCTAATAACGGAGCGATTTCTGTTACAAGGTTAAATCCTGACGATATTTTTTATGAAAAAAACACAGAAAACCATACTACGGTTAAGTTTACGCTACCAAATATTCAAGAAGGAAGTGTAATAACGTATAGCTACGAGTTATCTTCGCCGTATGTTTATAAATATCACGAATGGATTTTTCAAGAAGATATCCCTAAACTTTATAGTGAATATGTAACCAGTATTCCGGGTAATTACAACTATAATATTAAATTAGTTGGTCCTTATAAATTTTTCAGAAATGATTCAAAAATTGAAGGCCACTGCTTAGAAGGTCCAAATGGAGCTTATGCAGATTGCGGCGTTACAAAATATGTTATTAAAGATTTACCGGCTTTTATTGAGGAAGATTATATGACCAGTAAATCTAATTACATATCGCGTTTAGATTTTGAATTGAAAACAATTAAACATTTTGATGGTAGTGTAGATCAAATCACAAAAACATGGAAAAACGTAGATCACGAATTAAAAACAGATAAAGATATTGGTCAGCAAATCAAAAAATCTATTAAAGCTAAAGATTTTTTATCTGCTAAAGTTATTAACGAACAGGACGAATTAAAAAAAGCCAAGGCCATTTACGCTTACATTCAAGATCAGTATTCATGGAATGGGGACTATAAAATATTTACAGATGTATCTTTAAAAGATCTTATAAAAAACAAATCCGGAAATGTTTCTAGCATAAATATATTATTAAATAGTTTATTAGAAGACTGTAATATAGATGCTAAACCAGTGCTAATTTCTACTCGAAATAATGGATTTGCTACTAAAGTTTATCCTGTGATGTCCGACTTTAATTACCTGATTGTTCAAGTTAAAATTGGAGCAGAAACATTTTTCTTAGATGCAGCAGAAGCGTCTTTACCTTTTGGTAGTTTACCTTTTAGATGTTTAAATAGGTATGGAAGAGTAATAGATTTTAAAAAAGGTAGTAAATGGGTAGATATAGAAGTAAAAAACATATCTCAACTCGCTTATAGGTTAGAAATAGATATTAAAAATGATTCGCTTGAAGCTACAGTTGGTGTTAATAAAACTGGTTACTATGCCATAGATGCTAAAAGAGATTTTAATAGACATCAGGCACAATACAAGAAAGCATTTCAGGACAACTATCCCTTATTTAATATTCTAGAACATACTGTTGAACCACCAGAGAGGAATGATCTTATTTTTAAAGAAACATTACATTTAAAACAAGGTTTAGAGCCTATTACCAAAACAGCTGAAGGCGTCACAAAAAAAACATACTATATTAACCCAATTCTCTTTACACTTTTTAAAAAAAATCCTTTTACATTACAACAGCGCTCCTACCCAATAGATTTTGGTTACAAAAATATATATACCTACATACTAAAATTAAATACGCACAATTTTACAGTGGCAGAGTTACCAAAAAACTCAATGTTATCGTTACCTAACAATGCAGGTAGTCTATATTATAAAGTTAATCAGGCAGAAGATTTTATACTCATTAATTTAAAATTCACCCTCAACAAACCTTTATATGATCAGGAATACTACGAGGGTTTAAAATTATTAGCTAGCACACTTGTAAACATTCAAAATAATTCAATAATTGTTTTGAATTCGATTTAG
- a CDS encoding ion transporter: MSQSNQKKNWKNHLHEIIYEADTPAGKLFDLILLVIIIASIVLVMLESVKTIDAKYHDVLNTLEWGITIIFTIEYIARIITVKKPFKYIFSFYGIIDLLSTAPKYLSVIFAGTHALVALRALRLLRVFRILKLGRFLGASNNLVTALKASRAKISVFLFAVIILAVILGTIMYLVEGEENGFTNIPKSVYWCIVTLTTVGFGDIAPNTPLGQFIASLIMVLGYGIIAVPTGIVSAEYSNQTRNPIQPESIPTHTNNKKNINLNSQSCSNCLKSDHRDGAEYCYNCGEPLHNS, from the coding sequence ATGAGCCAATCCAATCAGAAAAAAAACTGGAAAAATCACTTGCATGAAATAATTTACGAAGCAGACACTCCTGCTGGTAAATTATTTGATCTTATATTGCTTGTAATTATTATAGCAAGTATTGTTTTGGTAATGCTAGAAAGTGTAAAAACTATAGATGCCAAATATCATGATGTTTTAAACACCTTGGAATGGGGCATTACCATTATTTTCACCATAGAATATATTGCTAGAATTATTACCGTAAAAAAACCGTTTAAATATATTTTTAGCTTTTATGGAATTATAGATTTACTATCTACAGCTCCTAAATACTTATCTGTAATTTTTGCAGGTACACATGCCTTAGTAGCCCTAAGAGCCTTAAGATTATTACGTGTGTTTAGAATTTTAAAACTCGGTCGTTTTTTAGGCGCATCTAATAACTTAGTTACGGCATTAAAAGCAAGTCGCGCTAAAATATCTGTATTCCTTTTCGCCGTTATCATTTTAGCCGTTATTTTAGGAACTATCATGTATTTGGTTGAAGGTGAGGAAAATGGATTTACAAACATTCCTAAAAGTGTATATTGGTGTATTGTAACACTTACTACTGTCGGATTTGGAGATATTGCTCCAAATACTCCATTAGGGCAGTTTATTGCTTCTTTAATTATGGTATTAGGGTATGGCATAATCGCAGTTCCAACAGGAATTGTGTCAGCAGAATATAGTAATCAAACTAGAAATCCTATACAACCAGAATCTATCCCTACACATACAAACAATAAAAAGAATATTAATTTAAATTCACAATCTTGCTCTAACTGTTTAAAAAGCGATCATAGAGACGGAGCAGAATATTGTTATAATTGCGGTGAACCTCTGCACAATTCTTAA
- the miaA gene encoding tRNA (adenosine(37)-N6)-dimethylallyltransferase MiaA encodes MNTNHYLISIVGPTAIGKTTLSIKLAKHFNTEILSADSRQFFKEMQIGTAAPTAEELSEAPHHFIHHKSIEDSYNVGTFEKEALNTLDTLFKTHNTVIMVGGSGLYVDAVTRGLDNFPKVDPNIRIALNAQLDRDGLEGLQELLKQHDPKSYNTIALDNPHRVIRALEICIGSGQPYSSFLNQDKDSRPFKTITVGLTSDREIIYNRINQRVDIMMSEGLLNEVKSLKNKQHLNALNTVGYKELFQYLKGEWTLDFAISEIKKNSRRFAKRQLTWFKRNENTFWFDYKTPITNIIQEIENQTVH; translated from the coding sequence TTGAATACAAATCATTACCTTATTTCTATAGTTGGCCCTACTGCAATTGGCAAAACAACGCTAAGTATTAAACTGGCAAAACATTTTAATACAGAAATTTTATCTGCAGATTCCAGACAATTTTTTAAAGAAATGCAAATTGGAACTGCTGCTCCTACAGCTGAAGAATTATCTGAAGCACCACATCATTTTATACACCATAAGTCTATTGAAGATTCTTATAATGTAGGCACATTTGAAAAGGAAGCACTTAACACCTTAGATACCTTATTTAAGACTCACAACACTGTAATTATGGTTGGCGGCTCTGGTTTATATGTAGACGCAGTAACTAGAGGTTTAGATAATTTTCCAAAAGTAGATCCTAATATTCGTATTGCTCTAAATGCACAATTGGATCGTGATGGCCTTGAAGGATTACAAGAACTTTTAAAACAACACGATCCAAAATCTTATAACACCATAGCATTAGATAATCCACACCGGGTTATTAGAGCTCTAGAAATTTGTATAGGTTCAGGACAACCCTATTCTTCATTTTTAAATCAAGATAAAGATTCGCGGCCATTTAAGACTATTACCGTTGGACTCACTTCAGACCGTGAAATTATTTATAATCGTATTAACCAAAGGGTAGACATTATGATGTCTGAAGGTTTACTTAATGAAGTAAAATCACTTAAAAACAAACAACATTTAAACGCATTAAATACGGTTGGTTATAAAGAACTATTTCAATATTTAAAAGGAGAATGGACATTAGATTTTGCAATCTCAGAGATTAAAAAAAACTCAAGACGTTTTGCAAAACGACAACTTACATGGTTTAAACGCAACGAAAACACCTTTTGGTTTGATTACAAAACCCCAATTACAAACATTATACAAGAGATTGAAAACCAAACAGTACACTAA
- a CDS encoding aspartate:alanine exchanger family transporter, with product MEFLNATYLALFIIICIGFIIGNIKIKGISLDVSAIIFVALLFGHFGVALPDILQKIGLILFIYTIGLQAGPGFFESFKEQGKNLVILAAIVILTAAFLTFLSIQFLGIDKSIAIGLMAGALTSTPGLATAIDVTHSPLASIGYGIAYPFGVIGVILFVKLYPKLFRINIEKEEADYEEKVNGHFDEITRCNFQVENEGAIGKTIEQLRVRSMTKGVISRVLHNNKAFVPHKATVLHKGDLIRVVGTQEALRRVEVLIGPRTETEISLGEDFVVQSYLMTKTSLVNKSLGELNLKDNFNATITRIRRSGIDLSPNTTLRLQIGDKLMISSQKSAVNEISRLIGDNKSKLSDTDFFPLALGIVIGVFVGGVSISFGDSFSFNLGLTGGVLIVAMILGRLGKTGSILWVMSGNSNQLLRQFGLMLFLAVVGTNAGATLVETYSQYGIQLFLIGGLITFLPMLFAAIVARMFFKINILTLLGTLTGSMTSTPGLAAVDTMTKTDAPSVAYATVYPIAMVLLIICAQILGLLF from the coding sequence ATGGAATTTTTAAACGCTACCTATTTAGCTCTTTTTATAATAATTTGTATCGGTTTTATTATTGGTAATATTAAAATAAAGGGGATTTCTTTAGATGTTTCTGCCATAATCTTTGTGGCGTTACTTTTTGGTCATTTTGGAGTTGCTTTACCCGATATCTTGCAAAAAATAGGCTTAATTTTATTTATTTACACCATAGGTTTACAAGCAGGCCCTGGTTTCTTTGAATCCTTTAAAGAGCAAGGTAAAAACTTAGTTATATTAGCTGCTATTGTAATCTTAACAGCTGCATTTTTAACCTTCTTATCTATTCAGTTTTTAGGTATCGATAAATCTATTGCTATTGGTTTAATGGCAGGTGCATTAACGAGTACTCCAGGATTAGCAACAGCTATAGATGTGACACACTCACCACTAGCCTCTATTGGTTATGGAATAGCATATCCGTTTGGGGTAATTGGTGTGATATTATTTGTGAAACTTTACCCAAAATTATTTAGAATTAATATTGAAAAAGAAGAGGCCGATTACGAAGAAAAAGTTAACGGTCATTTTGATGAAATTACACGCTGTAATTTTCAGGTTGAAAATGAAGGAGCTATTGGTAAAACCATAGAGCAACTTAGAGTAAGATCTATGACAAAAGGTGTTATTTCAAGAGTGTTACATAATAACAAAGCATTTGTACCTCATAAGGCTACAGTATTACACAAAGGCGATTTAATTCGGGTGGTTGGTACGCAAGAAGCTTTAAGACGTGTAGAAGTTTTAATAGGCCCTAGAACAGAAACAGAAATTTCTTTAGGAGAAGATTTTGTTGTACAATCGTATTTAATGACAAAAACTTCACTTGTAAATAAATCTTTAGGAGAATTAAATTTAAAAGACAATTTTAATGCAACTATAACAAGAATTAGAAGAAGTGGTATAGATTTATCTCCAAATACAACATTAAGACTTCAGATTGGAGATAAATTAATGATTTCGAGTCAAAAAAGTGCTGTTAACGAGATTTCTAGACTAATTGGAGATAACAAAAGCAAATTGTCTGATACAGATTTTTTCCCTTTAGCTTTAGGTATAGTTATTGGTGTTTTTGTTGGGGGTGTTTCTATTTCTTTTGGAGACTCCTTTAGTTTTAACTTAGGACTAACAGGTGGTGTCCTAATTGTAGCCATGATTTTAGGTAGACTTGGTAAAACGGGAAGTATACTTTGGGTAATGAGTGGAAACTCTAATCAGTTATTAAGACAATTTGGATTGATGTTATTTTTAGCTGTCGTAGGTACCAATGCAGGTGCAACATTAGTAGAAACTTACTCCCAATACGGTATACAATTATTTTTAATTGGTGGTTTAATTACATTTTTACCCATGCTTTTTGCTGCAATTGTAGCGCGAATGTTTTTTAAGATAAATATATTAACCTTATTAGGAACACTAACAGGTTCTATGACGAGTACTCCTGGTTTAGCTGCTGTAGATACAATGACAAAAACAGATGCGCCATCTGTAGCTTATGCAACTGTATATCCTATAGCTATGGTTTTACTTATTATTTGTGCTCAGATTTTGGGTTTACTCTTTTAG
- a CDS encoding response regulator transcription factor: MSEQHKKILLVEDDPNFGTVLKDYLTMNDYDVTHAKNGMEGFEKFKKDDFDLCILDVMMPYKDGFTLAKEIREKNTEVPIIFLTAKAMKEDVLKGYKVGADDYLNKPFDSEVLLMKIQAIIQRKASETVTDSKQFEFKIGNFDLNSKLRFLKINDEEPIKLSPKENELLRLLALHENDLMPRELALTKIWRDDNYFTSRSMDVYIAKLRKYLKADENVEILNIHGEGFRLVVNNQKG, from the coding sequence ATGAGCGAACAACATAAGAAAATTTTATTAGTAGAGGACGACCCGAATTTTGGAACAGTTCTTAAAGATTATTTAACCATGAACGATTACGACGTTACACATGCTAAAAATGGTATGGAAGGCTTCGAAAAGTTTAAAAAGGACGATTTTGATTTATGTATCTTGGATGTCATGATGCCTTATAAAGATGGTTTTACTCTTGCTAAAGAAATTAGAGAAAAAAATACAGAAGTACCTATTATTTTCTTAACTGCGAAAGCTATGAAGGAAGATGTTTTAAAAGGGTATAAAGTTGGAGCCGATGACTATTTAAACAAACCTTTTGATAGTGAAGTATTGTTAATGAAAATTCAAGCAATCATTCAGCGTAAAGCATCAGAAACGGTTACAGATAGTAAGCAATTTGAATTTAAGATTGGTAATTTCGATTTAAATTCTAAATTGAGATTCCTTAAAATAAATGATGAAGAGCCAATTAAATTGTCTCCTAAAGAAAATGAGTTGTTGCGTTTATTAGCTTTACATGAAAATGATTTAATGCCTAGAGAATTAGCGCTAACTAAAATATGGAGAGACGATAACTATTTTACGTCACGTAGTATGGATGTGTATATAGCTAAATTACGTAAGTATTTAAAAGCAGATGAGAATGTAGAGATTTTAAATATTCATGGTGAAGGCTTCCGATTAGTTGTAAACAATCAGAAAGGATAG